TATAACTGTAGAAGCAGATTTAACTGAGCTACAAACTAAACATGCTAATGACTACACCTCTTCATGGAAAGAGCAATTAAGATTATTCACTCAAGGAGACAAATTTTGGGACTGGGAATTTAAACTGGAGTTCGTAATTAATAAGCAACCAAACCGAGAAGGTTACGCTATCGAGTATGAAGGTGAAACCCAAGGTTTAATGATTATTGAAACTCAACTGCACGGCTCACGATTAGCATCAGGAAAGCGACTGGTCTATGTTGATGGTATTGCATCTGCACCTTGGAACCGAGAGATGATACAACGCCCACCTCAATATAAAGGTGTTGGTACTGCACTGTTAGCTTTTGCTAGAACTCGTAGCCTAGAACTAGGTTATAACGGTAGAGTAGGTTTACATTCATTACCTGAAGCCGAAAAATTCTACGATAACCAAGGAATGATGGACTTGGGAGAAGACGAAGATTACGATGATTTGATTTATTTTGAGTACGGGGTATGGCGTTCTTCTAGATGAGGTGTCGGGTAATGAGTCAGCACGAACTTAACGAAAATCAAAATAACCTACCAGCCAACCCAATGAATTTGTTACTTGATGAAGAATATTTACGGCAAGCTGTCCAAGCTGAGGAGCTTGTTGGAGGTAATATCGGTGCTGGATTAGATTGGGGAAGTGCATTTGGCGACCTCATACTAACGGGTGAACTATTGGGGCGTTTAACAACGTTGCGTGTTTCTCTTAATAAAGAAGTACGTTTATTACTTAACGACTGGAATTTAGGTTCAGCTACAAAAATTGCTGTTAAAGCCGCAAGAGAAAGAATACTTGAAAAATTGAGATTACCTACATCAGAAGTAAGACAACATATACTTTTGACTCTTGGAAATAATGAGCTTTATGGTGAGGAGTTTATTTCTAACCGAGAAATATTACGCGAGTTACTAGAGTTACTATTAACCCCTCAAGATTGGGAGACCATTGCCGCAGTAGCAGCAGATTCACTCAAGCAACAAATCATCAATCAAGCGATCGCTGAGAAATTATCAGCTTGATTTAGATGTTGAACGTACCCTATCTACAGTTAAGGAATACGTCCAACCAGGGTATATCTAAGCTTTAAAGGTCAGCACCGGACTCAAACGGGCGACTACTGCCACCATCTGGGCTTCAACTTGTGCATCAATCACAGAGCCAATCGGCTTATAGGCGGCGGGTGCTTCTTCTATTCTACGTTCTGAACGCAAGGTAATACAGTCTACCCCAGTTAAACCTAATTCGGCTTCACTTTGAGATGCACCCCGGCGATTGAGATCAAAACGAGAACGAAGTCTTCCTGCTCCGTGTGAAGCAGAGTTGCAGAAAGCTGGATTGCTTTGACCCACCATCAGGTAAGACTCAGTACCCATTGAACCAGGAATAATCACTGGCTGTCCGGCATAAGCAGGACTTGCACCCTTGCGTGTTATCCAGGTTCGGTCTTTTTCTCTTAGGGTGATATTGTGGGGTAAATCATAGACTAAAGGGGCTTCTACATCTCCATAAACTGAGCGTAACCGTAGACGGAGCAACTCCGCTAACAATAAGCGATTGACAAAGCCATAGTTGGCAGCAGTGGCTTGAGCTTGTAAATAACTTTCGACTAACTCTGGGTGGGAATGAGTTGAAAGAGGAAAAATCTGCTCATCGGGGTACTTCAGACATTTTGGCCAAACAGCTTTAGCGCGATCTCGCCACATACCACCAATGTACTTCCCTACATTGCGCGAACCTGAGTGAATCATGAACGCCAATTGTCCTTCTCGCACTCCCCAAGCATGGGCTAAAGCGCGATTTTCTACTCGCTCAACTCGCTGTACTTCTACAAAATGGTTTCCCGAACCGATAGTAGCCAAGGAACCATCTCGGACTAATCCATCATCAGGAACCAACTCAATCGGCGCAAATTTCCAATCACCATCCATTGAACCATTCAAAAATATGCGATCGCTCTCAATGGCAAGTTGCTGTAAATCAGATTTGACCACACTACCAGTTGGTTGGTCTAACATTGCATTCAACCAACCAGTCACTCCATATTGGAACAAAGCTCGCATGGATTGAGCCGTCATTGTGACATCACGAGTACCAAAGAAGTAATCTCCTTTCATGCGTTCTACAAACAAGTCACGCTTTGCTAAAAATTCATCGATAGTTAAATCGACCACATGAAGGCGCATTCCACAGTTAATATCAGACCCGACAGCAGTGGGAATAACCATATCTTGGGTTTTTACTACTGAACCAATGGCAATACCTGCATCACCAGGGTGAAAGTCTGGTGTGGCACAGGCACGACAGACACACCCACCTGCTGGATGACGAATATTTGCCAAAGTTGCTAACTGTTTGAATGCCTTAGCTTCTACAGGAAAGCCTTCTGGTAAAAGGACTTCTGCTACTGCTGCATTGGGTGCATTGGATAAACGAACAGAGTAAACTTGGTCATTGTATGTTACATCTAGACCAAGCCGTGCTAAAGCACGCATCAGACGCTTGAGATTTTTTGGCTGCATGAATATCTTACGGGATCTGTTTGTTAGATCCTTTAGTTAATGTTGAAGAGTTAAAAGACGTGGGTTCAGCAGCCGCGTCTGGTGTTATTTCTAAAAGTTGCTTTCTTAGAGTTATGGAGAAAACAACAGGTGAGTTTTAGAAATAAGGTTATAAAAATTTGATAGCACAAACTTTGAGGAAATCGCAAGTCTACTTCTAGAAAATCTTAAGTTTATTTTTAGCTCAAAC
The nucleotide sequence above comes from Nostoc sp. MS1. Encoded proteins:
- a CDS encoding GNAT family N-acetyltransferase, whose translation is MRTTVKLIRGQDNITVEADLTELQTKHANDYTSSWKEQLRLFTQGDKFWDWEFKLEFVINKQPNREGYAIEYEGETQGLMIIETQLHGSRLASGKRLVYVDGIASAPWNREMIQRPPQYKGVGTALLAFARTRSLELGYNGRVGLHSLPEAEKFYDNQGMMDLGEDEDYDDLIYFEYGVWRSSR
- a CDS encoding RtcB family protein gives rise to the protein MQPKNLKRLMRALARLGLDVTYNDQVYSVRLSNAPNAAVAEVLLPEGFPVEAKAFKQLATLANIRHPAGGCVCRACATPDFHPGDAGIAIGSVVKTQDMVIPTAVGSDINCGMRLHVVDLTIDEFLAKRDLFVERMKGDYFFGTRDVTMTAQSMRALFQYGVTGWLNAMLDQPTGSVVKSDLQQLAIESDRIFLNGSMDGDWKFAPIELVPDDGLVRDGSLATIGSGNHFVEVQRVERVENRALAHAWGVREGQLAFMIHSGSRNVGKYIGGMWRDRAKAVWPKCLKYPDEQIFPLSTHSHPELVESYLQAQATAANYGFVNRLLLAELLRLRLRSVYGDVEAPLVYDLPHNITLREKDRTWITRKGASPAYAGQPVIIPGSMGTESYLMVGQSNPAFCNSASHGAGRLRSRFDLNRRGASQSEAELGLTGVDCITLRSERRIEEAPAAYKPIGSVIDAQVEAQMVAVVARLSPVLTFKA